In Piliocolobus tephrosceles isolate RC106 chromosome 6, ASM277652v3, whole genome shotgun sequence, the following are encoded in one genomic region:
- the PRC1 gene encoding protein regulator of cytokinesis 1 isoform X7, which yields MRRSEVLAEESIVCLQKALNHLREIWELIGIPEDQRLQRTEVVKKHIKELLDMMIAEEESLKERLIKSISVCQKELSTLCSELRVEPFQEEGETTILQLEKDLRTQVELMRKQKKERKQELKLLQEQDQELCEILCMPHYDIDSASVPSLEELNQFRQHVTTLRETKASRREEFVSIKRQIILCMEELDHTPDTSFERDVVCEDEDAFCLSLENIATLQKLLRQLEMRKSQNEAVCEGLRAQIRELWDRLQIPEEEREAVATIMSGSKAKVRKALQSEVDRLEELKMQNMKKVIEAIRVELVQYWDQCFYSQEQRQAFAPFYAEDYTENLLQLHDAEIVQLKNYYEVHKELFEGVQKWEETWRLFLEFERKASDPNRFTNRGGNLLKEEKQRAKLQKMLPKLEEELKARIELWEQEHSKAFMVNGQKFMEYVAEQWEMHRLEKERARQERQLKNKKQTETEMLYGSAPRTPSKRRGLAPNTPGKARKLNTTTMSNATANSSIRPIFGGTIYHSPVSRLPPSGSKPVAASTCSGKKTPRTGRHGANKENLELNGSILSGQPSS from the exons ATGAGGAGAAG TGAGGTGCTGGCGGAGGAGTCCATAGTATGTCTGCAGAAAGCCCTAAATCACCTTCGGGAAATATGGGAGCTAATTGGGATTCCAGAGGACCAGCGGTTACAAAGAACTGAGGTGGTAAAGAAGCATATCAAG GAACTCCTGGATATGATGATTGCTGAAGAGGAAAGCCTGAAGGAAAGACTCATCAAAAGCATATCCGTCTGTCAAAAAGAGCTGAGCACTCTGTGCAGCGAGTTACGTGTTGAGCCATTTCAG GAAGAAGGAGAGACAACCATCTTGCAACTAGAAAAAGATTTGCGCACCCAGGTGGAATTGATGcgaaaacagaaaaaggagagaaaacaggaacTGAAGCTACTTCAAGAGCAAGATCAAGAACTGTGTGAAATTCTTTGTATGCCCCACTACGATATTGACAGTGCCTCAGTGCCCAGCTTAGAGGAGCTGAACCAGTTCAGGCAACATGTGACAACTTTGAGGGAAACAAAG GCTTCTAGGCGTGAGGAGTTTGTCAGTATAAAGAGACAGATCATACTGTGTATGGAAGAATTAGACCACACCCCAGACACAAGCTTTGAAAGAGATGTGGTGTGTGAAGACGAAGATGCCTTTTGTTTGTCTTTGGAGAATATTGCAACACTACAGAAGTTGCTACGGCAG CTGGAAATGCGGAAATCACAAAATGAAGCAGTGTGTGAGGGGCTGCGTGCTCAAATCCGAGAGCTCTGGGACAGGTTGCAAATAcctgaagaagaaagagaagctgTGGCCACCATTATGTCTGGGTCAAAGGCCAAGGTCCGGAAAGCG ctGCAATCAGAAGTGGATCGGTTGGAAGaactgaaaatgcaaaacatGAAGAAAGTGATTGAGGCAATTCGAGTGGAGCTGGTTCAGTACTGGGACCAGTGCTTTTATAGCCAGGAGCAGAGACAAGCTTTTGCCCCTTTCTATGCTG AGGACTACACAGAAAATCTGCTCCAGCTCCACGATGCTGAGATTGTGCAGTTAAAAAACTACTATGAAGTTCACAAGGAACTCTTCGAAGGTGTCCAGAAGTGGGAAGAAACCTGGAGGCTTTTCTTAGAGTTTGAG AGGAAAGCTTCAGATCCGAATCGATTTACAAACCGAGGAGGAAAtcttctaaaagaagaaaaacaacgaGCCAAGCTCCAGAAAATGCTGCCTAAG CTGGAAGAAGAGTTGAAGGCACGAATTGAACTGTGGGAACAGGAACATTCAAAGGCATTTATGGTGAATGGGCAGAAATTCATGGAGTATGTGGCAGAACAATGGGAGATGCATCGATTGGAGAAAGAGAGAGCCAGGCAGGAAAGA CAACTCAAGAACAAaaaacagacagagacagagatgctCTATGGCAGCGCTCCTCGAACACCCAGCAAGCGGCGAGGACTGGCTCCCAACACACCAGGCAAAGCACGTAAG CTGAACACTACCACCATGTCCAATGCTACGGCCAATAGTAGCATTCGGCCTATCTTTGGAGGGACAATCTACCACTCCCCTGTGTCTCGACTTCCTCCTTCTGGCAGCAAG
- the PRC1 gene encoding protein regulator of cytokinesis 1 isoform X5, which produces MRRSEVLAEESIVCLQKALNHLREIWELIGIPEDQRLQRTEVVKKHIKELLDMMIAEEESLKERLIKSISVCQKELSTLCSELRVEPFQEEGETTILQLEKDLRTQVELMRKQKKERKQELKLLQEQDQELCEILCMPHYDIDSASVPSLEELNQFRQHVTTLRETKASRREEFVSIKRQIILCMEELDHTPDTSFERDVVCEDEDAFCLSLENIATLQKLLRQLEMRKSQNEAVCEGLRAQIRELWDRLQIPEEEREAVATIMSGSKAKVRKALQSEVDRLEELKMQNMKKVIEAIRVELVQYWDQCFYSQEQRQAFAPFYAEDYTENLLQLHDAEIVQLKNYYEVHKELFEGVQKWEETWRLFLEFERKASDPNRFTNRGGNLLKEEKQRAKLQKMLPKLEEELKARIELWEQEHSKAFMVNGQKFMEYVAEQWEMHRLEKERARQERQLKNKKQTETEMLYGSAPRTPSKRRGLAPNTPGKARKLNTTTMSNATANSSIRPIFGGTIYHSPVSRLPPSGSKPVAASTCSGKKTPRTGRHGANKENLELNGSILSARTFKGFQI; this is translated from the exons ATGAGGAGAAG TGAGGTGCTGGCGGAGGAGTCCATAGTATGTCTGCAGAAAGCCCTAAATCACCTTCGGGAAATATGGGAGCTAATTGGGATTCCAGAGGACCAGCGGTTACAAAGAACTGAGGTGGTAAAGAAGCATATCAAG GAACTCCTGGATATGATGATTGCTGAAGAGGAAAGCCTGAAGGAAAGACTCATCAAAAGCATATCCGTCTGTCAAAAAGAGCTGAGCACTCTGTGCAGCGAGTTACGTGTTGAGCCATTTCAG GAAGAAGGAGAGACAACCATCTTGCAACTAGAAAAAGATTTGCGCACCCAGGTGGAATTGATGcgaaaacagaaaaaggagagaaaacaggaacTGAAGCTACTTCAAGAGCAAGATCAAGAACTGTGTGAAATTCTTTGTATGCCCCACTACGATATTGACAGTGCCTCAGTGCCCAGCTTAGAGGAGCTGAACCAGTTCAGGCAACATGTGACAACTTTGAGGGAAACAAAG GCTTCTAGGCGTGAGGAGTTTGTCAGTATAAAGAGACAGATCATACTGTGTATGGAAGAATTAGACCACACCCCAGACACAAGCTTTGAAAGAGATGTGGTGTGTGAAGACGAAGATGCCTTTTGTTTGTCTTTGGAGAATATTGCAACACTACAGAAGTTGCTACGGCAG CTGGAAATGCGGAAATCACAAAATGAAGCAGTGTGTGAGGGGCTGCGTGCTCAAATCCGAGAGCTCTGGGACAGGTTGCAAATAcctgaagaagaaagagaagctgTGGCCACCATTATGTCTGGGTCAAAGGCCAAGGTCCGGAAAGCG ctGCAATCAGAAGTGGATCGGTTGGAAGaactgaaaatgcaaaacatGAAGAAAGTGATTGAGGCAATTCGAGTGGAGCTGGTTCAGTACTGGGACCAGTGCTTTTATAGCCAGGAGCAGAGACAAGCTTTTGCCCCTTTCTATGCTG AGGACTACACAGAAAATCTGCTCCAGCTCCACGATGCTGAGATTGTGCAGTTAAAAAACTACTATGAAGTTCACAAGGAACTCTTCGAAGGTGTCCAGAAGTGGGAAGAAACCTGGAGGCTTTTCTTAGAGTTTGAG AGGAAAGCTTCAGATCCGAATCGATTTACAAACCGAGGAGGAAAtcttctaaaagaagaaaaacaacgaGCCAAGCTCCAGAAAATGCTGCCTAAG CTGGAAGAAGAGTTGAAGGCACGAATTGAACTGTGGGAACAGGAACATTCAAAGGCATTTATGGTGAATGGGCAGAAATTCATGGAGTATGTGGCAGAACAATGGGAGATGCATCGATTGGAGAAAGAGAGAGCCAGGCAGGAAAGA CAACTCAAGAACAAaaaacagacagagacagagatgctCTATGGCAGCGCTCCTCGAACACCCAGCAAGCGGCGAGGACTGGCTCCCAACACACCAGGCAAAGCACGTAAG CTGAACACTACCACCATGTCCAATGCTACGGCCAATAGTAGCATTCGGCCTATCTTTGGAGGGACAATCTACCACTCCCCTGTGTCTCGACTTCCTCCTTCTGGCAGCAAG
- the PRC1 gene encoding protein regulator of cytokinesis 1 isoform X6, with amino-acid sequence MRRSEVLAEESIVCLQKALNHLREIWELIGIPEDQRLQRTEVVKKHIKELLDMMIAEEESLKERLIKSISVCQKELSTLCSELRVEPFQEEGETTILQLEKDLRTQVELMRKQKKERKQELKLLQEQDQELCEILCMPHYDIDSASVPSLEELNQFRQHVTTLRETKASRREEFVSIKRQIILCMEELDHTPDTSFERDVVCEDEDAFCLSLENIATLQKLLRQLEMRKSQNEAVCEGLRAQIRELWDRLQIPEEEREAVATIMSGSKAKVRKALQSEVDRLEELKMQNMKKVIEAIRVELVQYWDQCFYSQEQRQAFAPFYAEDYTENLLQLHDAEIVQLKNYYEVHKELFEGVQKWEETWRLFLEFERKASDPNRFTNRGGNLLKEEKQRAKLQKMLPKLEEELKARIELWEQEHSKAFMVNGQKFMEYVAEQWEMHRLEKERARQERQLKNKKQTETEMLYGSAPRTPSKRRGLAPNTPGKARKLNTTTMSNATANSSIRPIFGGTIYHSPVSRLPPSGSKPVAASTCSGKKTPRTGRHGANKENLELNGSILSEGSVPL; translated from the exons ATGAGGAGAAG TGAGGTGCTGGCGGAGGAGTCCATAGTATGTCTGCAGAAAGCCCTAAATCACCTTCGGGAAATATGGGAGCTAATTGGGATTCCAGAGGACCAGCGGTTACAAAGAACTGAGGTGGTAAAGAAGCATATCAAG GAACTCCTGGATATGATGATTGCTGAAGAGGAAAGCCTGAAGGAAAGACTCATCAAAAGCATATCCGTCTGTCAAAAAGAGCTGAGCACTCTGTGCAGCGAGTTACGTGTTGAGCCATTTCAG GAAGAAGGAGAGACAACCATCTTGCAACTAGAAAAAGATTTGCGCACCCAGGTGGAATTGATGcgaaaacagaaaaaggagagaaaacaggaacTGAAGCTACTTCAAGAGCAAGATCAAGAACTGTGTGAAATTCTTTGTATGCCCCACTACGATATTGACAGTGCCTCAGTGCCCAGCTTAGAGGAGCTGAACCAGTTCAGGCAACATGTGACAACTTTGAGGGAAACAAAG GCTTCTAGGCGTGAGGAGTTTGTCAGTATAAAGAGACAGATCATACTGTGTATGGAAGAATTAGACCACACCCCAGACACAAGCTTTGAAAGAGATGTGGTGTGTGAAGACGAAGATGCCTTTTGTTTGTCTTTGGAGAATATTGCAACACTACAGAAGTTGCTACGGCAG CTGGAAATGCGGAAATCACAAAATGAAGCAGTGTGTGAGGGGCTGCGTGCTCAAATCCGAGAGCTCTGGGACAGGTTGCAAATAcctgaagaagaaagagaagctgTGGCCACCATTATGTCTGGGTCAAAGGCCAAGGTCCGGAAAGCG ctGCAATCAGAAGTGGATCGGTTGGAAGaactgaaaatgcaaaacatGAAGAAAGTGATTGAGGCAATTCGAGTGGAGCTGGTTCAGTACTGGGACCAGTGCTTTTATAGCCAGGAGCAGAGACAAGCTTTTGCCCCTTTCTATGCTG AGGACTACACAGAAAATCTGCTCCAGCTCCACGATGCTGAGATTGTGCAGTTAAAAAACTACTATGAAGTTCACAAGGAACTCTTCGAAGGTGTCCAGAAGTGGGAAGAAACCTGGAGGCTTTTCTTAGAGTTTGAG AGGAAAGCTTCAGATCCGAATCGATTTACAAACCGAGGAGGAAAtcttctaaaagaagaaaaacaacgaGCCAAGCTCCAGAAAATGCTGCCTAAG CTGGAAGAAGAGTTGAAGGCACGAATTGAACTGTGGGAACAGGAACATTCAAAGGCATTTATGGTGAATGGGCAGAAATTCATGGAGTATGTGGCAGAACAATGGGAGATGCATCGATTGGAGAAAGAGAGAGCCAGGCAGGAAAGA CAACTCAAGAACAAaaaacagacagagacagagatgctCTATGGCAGCGCTCCTCGAACACCCAGCAAGCGGCGAGGACTGGCTCCCAACACACCAGGCAAAGCACGTAAG CTGAACACTACCACCATGTCCAATGCTACGGCCAATAGTAGCATTCGGCCTATCTTTGGAGGGACAATCTACCACTCCCCTGTGTCTCGACTTCCTCCTTCTGGCAGCAAG